In one window of Leifsonia sp. Root112D2 DNA:
- a CDS encoding CTP synthase, with product MADINNTGTKNGITKHIFVTGGVVSSLGKGLTAASLGNLLTARGIRVVMQKLDPYLNVDPGTMNPFQHGEVFVTDDGAETDLDIGHYERFLDINLTQAANVTTGQIYSQVIAKERRGEYLGDTVQVIPHITDEIKRRMRLQATEDPQPDVIITEVGGTVGDIESQPFIEAARQVRHELGRQNCFFVHVSLVPFMNASGEQKTKPTQHSVAALRSLGIQPDALVLRSDRPVSESNKRKIALMCDVDEQAVINTVDLPSIYDIPTTLHDQQLDDYIIQQLDLAPGELDRSSWDELLQVVHDPKHEVTIGLVGKYIDLPDAYLSVTEALRAGGFAHHTKVHLKWIASDECETPEGRAKALSEVDGICVPGGFGIRGIEGKLGALRFARENDIPTLGLCLGLQCMVIEYARNEAGLEGASSSEFDPDTQYPVIATMAEQVEIIAGGDLGGTMRLGLYPARFDEGSIVAELYGAPEASERHRHRYEVNNTYRAQIAEAGLQFSGTSPDGSLVEYVELPREVHPFYVGTQAHPELRSRPNHAHPLFRGLVGAALDRQQASRLFEVKEDEDA from the coding sequence GTGGCGGACATCAATAACACGGGTACAAAAAACGGCATCACCAAACACATTTTCGTGACAGGTGGTGTCGTTTCGTCGTTGGGCAAGGGGCTGACCGCCGCCAGTCTCGGCAATCTTCTGACCGCGCGCGGCATCCGCGTCGTGATGCAGAAGCTCGATCCCTATCTCAACGTCGACCCGGGCACGATGAACCCGTTTCAGCACGGCGAGGTCTTCGTGACCGACGACGGAGCGGAGACCGACCTCGACATCGGTCACTACGAGCGCTTCCTCGACATCAACCTCACGCAGGCCGCGAATGTGACGACCGGGCAGATCTATTCGCAGGTGATAGCGAAGGAACGCCGCGGCGAATACCTCGGCGACACGGTGCAGGTCATTCCGCACATCACCGACGAGATCAAGCGGCGGATGCGCCTGCAGGCCACCGAGGACCCGCAGCCCGATGTGATCATCACCGAGGTGGGCGGCACGGTCGGCGACATCGAGTCCCAGCCGTTCATCGAGGCAGCCCGGCAGGTGCGCCACGAACTCGGGCGCCAGAACTGCTTCTTCGTGCACGTCTCACTCGTGCCGTTCATGAACGCCTCCGGCGAGCAGAAGACGAAGCCCACCCAGCACTCCGTTGCGGCTCTGCGCTCGCTCGGTATTCAGCCGGATGCGCTGGTGCTGCGCAGCGACCGCCCCGTCTCCGAGTCGAACAAGCGCAAGATCGCGCTCATGTGCGACGTCGACGAGCAGGCCGTGATCAACACGGTGGACCTGCCGAGCATCTACGACATTCCCACCACGCTGCATGACCAGCAGCTCGACGACTACATCATCCAGCAGCTGGATCTGGCACCCGGGGAGCTCGACCGTTCAAGCTGGGACGAGCTGCTGCAGGTCGTACATGACCCCAAGCACGAGGTGACGATCGGCCTCGTCGGCAAGTACATCGATCTGCCGGATGCCTACCTCTCGGTGACCGAGGCGCTGCGAGCCGGCGGATTCGCCCACCACACCAAGGTGCACCTGAAGTGGATCGCCTCCGACGAGTGCGAGACCCCGGAGGGGCGCGCCAAGGCGCTCTCCGAGGTCGACGGCATCTGCGTGCCCGGAGGTTTCGGCATCCGGGGGATCGAGGGCAAACTCGGGGCGCTGCGGTTCGCGCGTGAGAACGACATTCCGACCCTGGGGCTGTGCCTCGGCCTGCAATGCATGGTAATCGAATACGCGCGCAACGAGGCGGGGCTTGAGGGCGCATCGTCGTCGGAGTTCGACCCTGACACGCAGTACCCGGTGATTGCCACGATGGCAGAGCAGGTCGAGATCATCGCGGGCGGCGACCTCGGTGGCACCATGCGCCTGGGGCTGTACCCGGCACGGTTCGACGAGGGCTCCATCGTTGCCGAACTGTATGGCGCACCCGAGGCGTCTGAGCGCCACCGGCACCGCTACGAAGTGAACAACACGTATCGCGCGCAGATCGCCGAGGCAGGGTTGCAGTTCTCGGGCACCTCGCCGGATGGAAGCCTCGTGGAGTATGTGGAGTTGCCGCGCGAGGTGCACCCGTTCTACGTGGGCACGCAGGCGCATCCGGAGTTGCGTTCACGGCCGAATCACGCGCATCCGCTGTTCCGCGGGCTGGTCGGAGCCGCGCTCGACCGCCAGCAGGCCAGCCGGTTGTTCGAGGTGAAGGAAGACGAGGATGCCTGA
- a CDS encoding glycosyltransferase, whose protein sequence is MRVRRPAALFRKAKRAARYEIHAHWRTKAIVSGTVLYESFSGNGMLCNPEAIFRGLLAAPDMGQLRHIWVLSDLKAYASTVAEFADDDRVRFVLYNSPAYFRALATSEYLVNNATFPPDFSKREGQTYLNTWHGTPLKRMGYDIEDGALATANTIRNFVAADYLLAANAFMAEQMYESAYKLTNVYKGLIVEEGYPRIDRQRLDANQSASVRERLRQAALPVGDREIILYAPTWKGGSFSRPEDDVDELIARVESLQSQIDGERYVVLLKTHQIVHRMAKGRPELARMLVPNEIPTNLVLGVTDILITDYSSIYFDFLASGRPVLFLTPDIDDYAGYRGLYFEPAEWPGPAERTVEEIAGHVRAIAADGTLGAEIDTRYAAAQRRFCSTEDGAVTERIIDVVFRGAREGYRVRAAANDGRASILLYAGGMRPNGITTSLLNLLNHIDYSRFDVSAFFAQSRNALSIAKQRELNPEVRQFPRVGGMNGSKFAHLARHLSYRRGDIDEHRLDTKQRRLWDDEWTRCFGASTFDYVVDFSGYGPFWAMQLLHSPPATRSVWLHNDMAADADREVNGATPMQHSLKAMVSLYPGYDHVVSVSPALAEINRQNLSDAAHADRFVAAVNTVNSELILADATVDLRAILTDADTGELPPWAADLFDGPARTTFVGVGRLSPEKNQARMIRAFARVHAQDAATRLLIVGNGPLYAQLEALIAELGLEDSVSLTGHQSNPHAIMAAADCFVLSSNYEGQPMVILEALTLGLPVVTVDFGSARDALPAGVGLVVPSTDEGLAEGMHAYLRGEVSIGDFDPNAYNSDAMHQFYRAIGAEA, encoded by the coding sequence ATGCGAGTTCGACGTCCTGCCGCCCTTTTTCGCAAGGCCAAACGAGCCGCCCGCTACGAGATTCATGCCCATTGGCGTACCAAGGCGATTGTCTCGGGAACCGTGCTTTACGAATCGTTTTCTGGCAACGGCATGCTCTGCAATCCCGAGGCGATCTTCCGCGGTCTGTTGGCGGCCCCGGATATGGGCCAGCTGAGGCACATCTGGGTGCTCTCCGACCTGAAGGCGTACGCGTCGACGGTGGCCGAATTCGCCGACGATGATCGCGTGCGCTTCGTGCTCTACAACTCCCCGGCATACTTTCGGGCCCTTGCCACGAGCGAATACCTCGTCAACAACGCGACCTTCCCACCCGATTTCAGCAAGCGGGAAGGCCAGACCTATCTGAACACCTGGCACGGCACGCCGCTCAAGCGCATGGGGTACGACATCGAAGACGGTGCGCTCGCGACGGCCAACACCATTCGCAACTTTGTCGCGGCCGACTACCTGCTCGCGGCCAACGCGTTCATGGCCGAGCAGATGTACGAGAGCGCATATAAGCTCACGAACGTCTACAAGGGGCTCATCGTGGAGGAGGGCTATCCACGGATCGACCGGCAGCGGCTCGATGCGAACCAGTCGGCGTCGGTGCGGGAGAGACTGCGCCAGGCGGCACTGCCCGTCGGCGACCGCGAGATCATCCTGTACGCACCCACGTGGAAGGGCGGATCATTCTCGCGCCCGGAGGACGACGTTGACGAACTCATCGCCCGCGTGGAGTCCCTCCAGTCGCAGATCGACGGTGAGCGCTATGTCGTGCTGTTGAAGACTCACCAGATCGTGCACAGGATGGCTAAGGGGCGACCCGAGCTGGCACGCATGCTCGTTCCCAACGAGATCCCGACGAACCTCGTGCTCGGCGTCACCGATATTCTCATCACGGACTACTCGAGCATCTATTTCGATTTTCTCGCCAGCGGCCGCCCTGTTCTCTTTCTGACGCCCGACATCGACGACTACGCCGGATACCGCGGGCTCTACTTCGAGCCGGCTGAGTGGCCGGGGCCGGCGGAGCGCACGGTGGAGGAGATTGCCGGCCATGTGCGTGCGATAGCGGCCGACGGCACGCTGGGCGCCGAGATCGACACGCGCTACGCCGCGGCGCAGCGGCGATTCTGCTCGACAGAAGACGGTGCGGTTACCGAGCGGATTATTGATGTCGTCTTCCGCGGGGCGCGGGAGGGGTACCGGGTGCGGGCCGCCGCGAACGATGGGCGGGCATCCATTCTGCTGTATGCCGGCGGAATGCGGCCCAACGGCATCACCACTTCGCTGCTGAATCTGCTGAACCATATTGATTACAGCCGCTTCGACGTCTCGGCCTTTTTTGCGCAGTCGCGCAATGCGCTCTCCATCGCCAAGCAGCGCGAACTGAACCCGGAGGTTCGGCAGTTTCCCCGTGTCGGCGGCATGAACGGATCCAAGTTCGCGCATCTGGCCCGGCACCTGTCGTATCGGCGTGGTGACATCGACGAGCATCGCCTCGATACGAAGCAACGGCGCCTGTGGGACGACGAATGGACGCGTTGCTTCGGCGCCAGCACCTTTGACTACGTTGTGGATTTCAGCGGTTATGGACCGTTCTGGGCGATGCAGTTGCTGCATTCGCCGCCGGCGACCCGCTCGGTGTGGCTGCACAATGACATGGCGGCGGACGCCGATCGTGAGGTGAACGGCGCCACGCCCATGCAGCACAGCCTGAAGGCCATGGTCTCTCTTTACCCCGGCTACGACCATGTGGTCTCGGTCTCCCCGGCGCTCGCCGAGATCAACAGGCAGAACCTCTCGGATGCCGCCCATGCTGACCGTTTTGTCGCTGCGGTGAACACGGTGAACTCCGAGCTCATTCTGGCGGATGCCACGGTCGATCTGCGGGCGATTCTCACGGATGCAGATACGGGTGAGCTGCCACCGTGGGCGGCAGATCTCTTCGACGGACCCGCGCGCACCACCTTCGTGGGGGTGGGACGGCTCTCTCCCGAGAAGAATCAGGCGCGCATGATCCGTGCCTTCGCGCGTGTGCATGCCCAGGATGCGGCGACCCGCCTGCTGATCGTCGGTAACGGGCCGCTGTATGCGCAGCTCGAGGCGCTCATCGCGGAACTGGGGCTCGAAGACTCGGTCTCCCTGACGGGCCACCAATCCAATCCGCACGCCATCATGGCGGCGGCCGACTGCTTTGTGCTCTCGAGCAATTACGAAGGCCAGCCGATGGTGATCCTGGAGGCCCTGACACTGGGGCTGCCCGTGGTGACCGTCGACTTTGGTTCGGCCCGAGACGCGCTCCCGGCCGGAGTCGGACTCGTGGTGCCGTCAACGGACGAGGGGTTGGCCGAGGGCATGCATGCCTATCTGCGCGGCGAGGTTTCCATCGGTGATTTCGACCCGAACGCCTACAACAGCGATGCGATGCACCAGTTCTACCGGGCGATCGGCGCAGAAGCGTAG
- the recN gene encoding DNA repair protein RecN encodes MIDELSIRNLGVIAEASLPLGAGFTALTGETGAGKTMVVSALGLLLGSRADAGAVRQGSQQAWVEGRWSVDDAGEVAERVRDAGGDLDGAPGASDAELVLSRSVSPEGRSRAVVGGRSAPVGVLAELGERLVVVHGQSDQVRLRSATAQREALDRFAGPELDEALKNYQHAFHRWRDNREQLDELRAEQERRSSEADELRAAMAEIEAVAPQPGEDEQLAGRAERLTNREELRLAAASAREAVSAEESESADVVGLLESARRQLERVAEYDSALSDITGMLTEAGYLVADVAAQLSSYLAGLDADGARELEILQERRAQLASLTRAYGPSLADVIERLETGSARLFELDGDTERIEELESEVEADASVVAELATSVTELRRAAGVRLGDDVSAELDALAMPDARVHVEIGERDDYTPSGRDTVAILLQPHAGAEPRPLSRGASGGELSRVMLAIEVVIAGSDPVPTFIFDEIDAGVGGASAIEIGRRLARLAESAQVIVVTHLAQVAAFATNHLTVVKGSDGAVTASSVRQLTGQERIAEMTRLLSGLPDSESGLEHARELLELAANSREGARPGR; translated from the coding sequence ATGATCGACGAACTTTCGATCCGCAACCTCGGCGTGATAGCCGAGGCGTCCCTGCCGCTCGGCGCGGGATTTACCGCCCTGACCGGCGAGACCGGCGCGGGCAAGACGATGGTGGTCTCCGCACTGGGGCTGCTGCTCGGAAGCAGGGCGGATGCCGGCGCCGTTCGCCAGGGCAGCCAGCAGGCGTGGGTCGAGGGCCGCTGGAGCGTTGACGATGCCGGCGAGGTGGCCGAGCGAGTGCGCGATGCCGGGGGAGACCTCGATGGCGCACCGGGAGCATCCGACGCCGAACTCGTGCTCAGCCGTTCCGTCTCGCCCGAGGGCCGCAGTCGCGCCGTGGTGGGAGGTCGGAGCGCCCCCGTGGGAGTTCTGGCCGAACTCGGCGAGCGACTCGTGGTGGTGCACGGCCAGTCCGACCAGGTGCGCCTGCGCTCGGCGACGGCGCAGCGCGAGGCCCTTGACCGCTTTGCCGGGCCCGAACTCGATGAGGCGTTGAAGAACTACCAGCACGCTTTTCACCGGTGGCGTGACAACCGCGAGCAACTCGACGAACTTCGTGCCGAACAGGAGCGGCGTTCCTCCGAGGCAGACGAATTGCGCGCCGCCATGGCCGAAATCGAGGCGGTGGCGCCGCAACCCGGTGAGGACGAGCAGTTGGCGGGTCGGGCGGAGCGCCTCACCAACCGTGAGGAGCTGCGTCTCGCCGCAGCATCCGCACGCGAGGCGGTCTCTGCCGAGGAATCGGAATCGGCGGATGTCGTGGGCCTGCTGGAGAGCGCCCGTCGCCAGCTCGAGCGGGTCGCCGAATACGATTCCGCGCTGAGTGACATCACCGGAATGCTCACCGAGGCCGGCTACCTCGTCGCCGATGTCGCCGCGCAACTCTCCAGCTATCTCGCCGGACTCGACGCCGACGGTGCCCGAGAGCTCGAGATACTGCAGGAGCGCCGAGCCCAGCTCGCCTCGCTCACCCGCGCGTACGGCCCCAGTCTGGCCGACGTGATAGAACGCCTCGAGACGGGCAGCGCGAGGCTGTTCGAGCTGGATGGCGACACCGAACGCATCGAAGAACTCGAGAGCGAGGTGGAGGCGGATGCGAGTGTAGTCGCCGAGCTCGCGACATCCGTGACTGAACTGCGTCGCGCCGCAGGCGTGCGTCTGGGCGACGATGTCAGTGCCGAGCTCGACGCGCTGGCCATGCCGGATGCGCGCGTTCACGTTGAGATCGGCGAACGCGACGACTACACGCCATCGGGGCGTGACACGGTGGCCATTCTGCTGCAGCCGCACGCCGGCGCCGAGCCGCGCCCGCTTTCTCGTGGCGCATCCGGTGGCGAGCTCTCCCGGGTGATGCTGGCCATCGAGGTGGTGATAGCGGGCAGCGATCCGGTTCCGACGTTCATCTTTGACGAGATCGACGCCGGGGTCGGCGGTGCGTCGGCCATCGAGATCGGGCGCAGACTGGCACGGCTGGCCGAGAGTGCCCAGGTGATAGTGGTGACCCATCTTGCCCAGGTGGCCGCCTTCGCGACCAACCATCTCACCGTGGTGAAGGGCAGCGACGGCGCGGTGACGGCATCCAGCGTTCGACAGCTGACAGGCCAGGAGCGCATCGCCGAGATGACGCGCCTGCTTTCGGGGTTGCCCGATTCGGAAAGCGGGCTGGAGCACGCCCGGGAGCTGCTCGAGCTGGCGGCCAACTCGCGTGAGGGCGCTCGACCAGGCCGCTGA
- a CDS encoding NAD kinase: MAAPARYILVVAHTGRDDTLAAGVSVCEQLLAAGVTPVVSEDERRDLVASHAELGSMAVLGVDVQPDELELVIVLGGDGTILRAAEMVRGFQAPLLGVNLGHVGFLAESERDDLAEAVHRGLTRDYDVEERMTISVRVKVDNTVIYESWALNEATVEKASRERMLEVVIEVDGRPLSSFGCDGVVMSTPTGSTAYSFSAGGPVVWPGLEAMLLVPLSAHALFARPLVVDANSSLAVEVLDRTDGSGILWCDGRRAHELPPGARVVVRRSPIPVRLARLHHGVFTDRLVKKFNLPVSGWRGPIGRD, encoded by the coding sequence ATGGCAGCACCGGCCAGGTACATCCTCGTGGTTGCGCACACGGGGCGCGACGACACCCTCGCCGCCGGCGTCAGCGTGTGTGAGCAACTTCTGGCGGCAGGTGTCACCCCCGTTGTCAGCGAAGACGAGCGTCGCGACCTGGTGGCCTCGCACGCAGAGCTCGGCTCGATGGCCGTGCTCGGCGTGGACGTGCAGCCCGACGAGCTCGAACTGGTGATAGTTCTCGGTGGTGACGGCACGATTCTGCGCGCGGCCGAGATGGTGCGTGGTTTCCAGGCGCCGCTGCTCGGGGTCAACCTCGGCCACGTGGGTTTTCTTGCCGAAAGCGAGCGTGACGATCTGGCCGAGGCGGTGCACCGAGGCCTCACCCGCGACTACGACGTCGAGGAACGCATGACGATCTCGGTGCGGGTGAAGGTCGACAACACCGTCATCTACGAGAGCTGGGCGCTGAACGAGGCCACCGTAGAGAAGGCCAGCCGTGAGCGCATGCTCGAGGTCGTCATCGAAGTTGACGGCCGGCCGCTCTCGAGCTTCGGATGCGACGGTGTCGTCATGTCGACGCCGACCGGCTCCACTGCTTACTCCTTCTCGGCCGGTGGCCCGGTGGTGTGGCCGGGGCTCGAGGCCATGCTTCTTGTTCCCCTGAGCGCACACGCACTCTTCGCCCGCCCCCTGGTCGTGGATGCCAATTCCTCGCTCGCCGTCGAGGTGCTCGATCGTACCGACGGCTCGGGGATTCTCTGGTGCGACGGTCGTCGGGCGCACGAACTTCCGCCCGGTGCCCGAGTGGTGGTGCGCCGCTCCCCGATACCGGTGCGGCTCGCCCGCCTGCACCATGGAGTCTTCACCGATCGCCTGGTGAAGAAATTCAACCTGCCGGTCAGCGGATGGCGCGGCCCCATCGGTCGAGACTGA
- a CDS encoding TlyA family RNA methyltransferase: MAERGIARSRTQAARLIAQGVVTVDGVAAVRASTRVADGAEIRVGDSDHYVSRAAHKLIAALDAFDVAAEGRVAMDVGASTGGFSQVLLERGARLVIALDVGHGQLAAGLDDDSRLRSFEGVNARYLTPELLAERVGAGIRPSLVVADLSFISLTQVIPALVATSDPDADFVLLVKPQFEVGRTGIREGVVHNAALRADAVATVLWGAHDAGLTTAGVISSPLLGTGGNHEYLVWLSSRVGRNPTEWLEQISAMVGA, translated from the coding sequence ATGGCCGAGCGCGGCATTGCCCGCTCCCGCACCCAGGCGGCCCGACTCATCGCTCAGGGCGTAGTGACGGTCGACGGCGTCGCGGCCGTGCGCGCATCGACCCGCGTCGCCGACGGCGCCGAGATTCGTGTCGGCGACAGCGATCACTACGTGAGCCGGGCCGCGCACAAACTCATCGCCGCACTCGACGCCTTCGACGTGGCGGCCGAGGGGCGTGTTGCGATGGATGTCGGAGCATCCACCGGCGGCTTCAGCCAGGTACTGCTCGAGCGCGGTGCGCGGCTCGTGATAGCGCTGGATGTCGGTCACGGACAGCTGGCTGCGGGGCTCGACGACGACAGCAGGCTGCGCTCCTTCGAGGGCGTGAATGCCAGATACCTGACCCCCGAGCTGCTCGCCGAGCGCGTCGGGGCGGGCATCCGTCCCTCGCTCGTTGTTGCGGATCTCTCCTTCATCTCGCTCACGCAGGTCATTCCTGCGCTCGTGGCGACGTCAGACCCCGACGCTGACTTCGTGCTGCTGGTCAAGCCGCAATTCGAGGTCGGGCGCACCGGCATCCGCGAAGGCGTGGTTCACAACGCGGCGCTGCGAGCGGATGCCGTGGCGACGGTGCTGTGGGGGGCGCACGATGCGGGGCTCACGACGGCGGGCGTCATCTCCTCCCCATTGCTGGGTACCGGCGGAAATCATGAGTATCTTGTGTGGTTGAGCTCGCGCGTCGGTCGCAATCCGACAGAATGGTTGGAGCAGATTTCCGCGATGGTTGGAGCGTGA
- a CDS encoding HAD-IIA family hydrolase — MPLLRRKAEGATPLDGVDVILADLDGVVYTGAHAIDYAVEALNRAAASARVGYITNNASRTDRAVAAHLSELGLSVAPDEVVTSPQASMRLLKQQVAPGATVLVIGGDGLVDELEKAGYRPTRSADDDPAAVVQGFAPDIGWKQLAEASYALQGESGKDRPWIATNTDWTIPQERGIAPGNGTLVSAVHSAVARLPLVAGKPETPIFDEARERFDAQKPVFIGDRLDTDILGANRAGMDAIHVLTGVDRAKQLIAAEENSRPRYILEDLRGLHEPYPATTFSRHNTTAQVGTARVRLETTTVEIIAEGDSSIDLLRAACAVIWASGRAIYALDVPQSLYS, encoded by the coding sequence ATGCCGCTGCTGCGCAGGAAGGCTGAGGGAGCCACACCGCTTGACGGGGTCGACGTCATTCTTGCCGACCTCGACGGGGTCGTCTACACGGGTGCGCACGCGATTGACTATGCGGTTGAGGCGCTGAACCGCGCCGCGGCATCCGCTCGTGTGGGGTACATCACGAACAACGCCTCACGCACCGATCGCGCGGTCGCTGCGCATCTCAGCGAGTTGGGGCTGAGCGTGGCCCCCGACGAGGTCGTCACCTCGCCGCAGGCGTCGATGCGGCTGTTGAAGCAGCAGGTGGCCCCGGGCGCGACGGTTCTGGTAATAGGCGGAGACGGGCTCGTCGACGAGCTCGAGAAGGCCGGCTACCGGCCGACTCGCTCCGCCGACGACGATCCGGCCGCTGTCGTGCAGGGCTTCGCCCCTGACATCGGCTGGAAGCAGTTGGCCGAGGCCTCGTACGCCTTACAGGGGGAGAGCGGCAAGGACCGCCCGTGGATCGCGACGAACACCGACTGGACGATTCCCCAGGAACGGGGAATAGCGCCGGGCAACGGAACCCTTGTCTCGGCTGTGCACAGCGCGGTGGCACGGCTGCCGCTGGTTGCAGGCAAGCCGGAGACGCCGATCTTCGACGAGGCACGCGAACGGTTTGACGCACAGAAGCCGGTGTTCATCGGAGACCGCCTCGACACGGATATTCTTGGCGCGAACCGGGCTGGCATGGACGCGATCCACGTGCTCACTGGGGTGGATCGGGCCAAGCAGCTCATTGCCGCCGAGGAAAACAGCCGCCCTCGCTACATACTCGAAGACCTGCGCGGACTGCACGAGCCGTATCCAGCAACGACCTTCTCACGCCACAATACGACGGCGCAGGTCGGCACGGCGCGGGTGCGCCTGGAGACGACAACGGTGGAGATCATCGCTGAGGGCGACTCGAGCATCGACCTGTTGCGCGCAGCGTGTGCGGTGATCTGGGCGAGCGGGCGAGCGATCTATGCGCTCGATGTTCCGCAGAGCCTGTACAGCTGA
- the tyrS gene encoding tyrosine--tRNA ligase, which yields MSDALILAAQTNDDSFDDVWEELLWRGHVQLSTDAEALKEALSGPQITYYCGFDPTAPSLHLGHLVQLIIMRRLQLAGHRPLGLVGGSTGLIGDPRPTSERTLNEKDVVAAWVTGLQAQVSHYLSVDGDNAAVLVNNLDWTAPLSAIDFLRDIGKHYRVGTMLKKDAVSARLNSDAGISYTEFSYQILQGLDYLELYRQYGCVLQIGGSDQWGNLTSGTDLVRRAESVSVHALGSPLLTKADGTKFSKSEGTAIWLDPALTSPYAFYQFWINTDDADIVSRLKVFTFLDRSEIERLAEAVQREPFKREAQRHLAYEITSLVHGTDATDAAIAATRALFGQGDLVELDAATLEAALRELPNTTTSPSATIVELLVDTGLTTSLGEARRAVAQGGVYLNNVKVEDGTAAVADAALPSGMAVLRRGKKTLAGVFIQ from the coding sequence GTGTCCGACGCGTTGATCCTTGCAGCCCAAACCAATGACGATTCCTTCGACGATGTCTGGGAGGAACTGCTCTGGCGTGGCCATGTGCAGCTGTCCACAGACGCGGAGGCGCTCAAGGAGGCACTCTCCGGGCCGCAGATCACGTACTACTGCGGTTTCGATCCCACGGCGCCAAGCCTGCACCTCGGTCATCTGGTGCAGCTCATTATCATGCGCCGCCTGCAACTGGCGGGCCACCGTCCGCTCGGGCTCGTCGGCGGCTCGACCGGCCTGATCGGCGATCCGAGGCCGACCTCTGAGCGCACCCTCAACGAGAAGGATGTGGTCGCGGCCTGGGTGACCGGACTGCAGGCCCAGGTCTCGCACTACCTCAGCGTCGATGGCGACAATGCGGCGGTGCTCGTCAATAACCTGGACTGGACGGCACCCCTGAGCGCCATCGACTTTTTGCGCGACATCGGCAAGCACTACCGTGTCGGCACCATGTTGAAGAAAGACGCGGTCAGTGCCCGGCTCAATTCGGATGCCGGCATCAGCTACACCGAGTTCAGCTACCAGATACTGCAGGGTCTCGACTATCTCGAGCTCTACAGGCAGTACGGCTGCGTGCTGCAGATCGGTGGCAGTGACCAGTGGGGCAATCTCACCAGCGGCACCGATCTCGTGCGCAGGGCCGAATCCGTGAGTGTGCACGCTCTCGGCAGTCCGCTGCTCACGAAGGCAGATGGCACCAAATTCAGCAAGAGCGAGGGCACGGCCATCTGGCTCGATCCCGCACTGACCAGCCCGTACGCCTTCTACCAGTTCTGGATCAACACCGACGACGCCGACATCGTCAGCAGGCTCAAGGTCTTCACCTTCCTTGACCGTTCAGAGATCGAACGCTTGGCGGAGGCCGTGCAACGAGAGCCGTTCAAGCGAGAGGCACAGCGGCATCTTGCGTACGAGATCACGAGTCTGGTGCACGGCACGGATGCGACGGATGCGGCCATCGCGGCCACCCGGGCGCTCTTCGGCCAGGGCGATCTCGTCGAGCTCGATGCGGCGACACTCGAGGCCGCGCTGCGTGAGCTGCCGAACACCACGACCTCGCCCTCGGCAACAATCGTGGAGTTGTTGGTCGACACGGGGCTCACGACGAGTCTCGGAGAGGCCAGGCGTGCCGTCGCCCAGGGGGGCGTCTACCTCAACAACGTGAAGGTCGAGGATGGCACTGCAGCGGTCGCGGATGCCGCGCTGCCGAGTGGAATGGCGGTGTTGCGGCGCGGAAAAAAGACTCTGGCCGGGGTGTTCATCCAATAG
- a CDS encoding DNA-3-methyladenine glycosylase has translation MSLESFVPQRSFFEASATQVAPRLLGAILSHDTERGRVSIRLTEVEAYMGDGTDPGSHAHRGKTNRNATMFGEAAHLYAYFTYGMHTCANVACSPEGIASGVLLRAGEIVEGVELARDRRGRHVADARLARGPANLVVSLGIVLAQNGADLLAPPFTLSILTDQVAFSAGPRTGLSMPGGGDEFPWRYWMPGDATVSPYKRHVGKRRAP, from the coding sequence GTGAGCCTCGAATCGTTCGTTCCACAGCGAAGCTTCTTCGAGGCATCCGCCACGCAGGTGGCGCCGCGCCTGCTCGGGGCGATACTCAGTCACGACACTGAGCGTGGACGCGTCAGCATCCGGCTTACCGAGGTCGAGGCCTATATGGGCGATGGCACCGATCCCGGGTCGCACGCGCATCGCGGAAAGACCAATCGCAACGCGACCATGTTCGGCGAAGCCGCGCATCTCTACGCCTATTTCACCTACGGGATGCACACCTGTGCCAACGTGGCGTGCTCGCCCGAGGGGATCGCCTCCGGGGTCCTTCTGCGCGCCGGCGAGATAGTGGAGGGCGTCGAACTCGCCCGAGACCGTCGCGGGAGGCACGTCGCGGATGCGCGGCTTGCGCGAGGGCCCGCGAACCTGGTGGTCTCCTTGGGAATCGTGCTCGCCCAGAACGGAGCGGATCTGCTGGCGCCGCCGTTCACCCTGAGCATCCTCACCGATCAGGTGGCGTTCAGCGCGGGTCCGCGTACGGGGCTGAGCATGCCGGGCGGCGGAGACGAGTTTCCGTGGCGATATTGGATGCCCGGAGATGCGACTGTCTCACCGTACAAGCGGCACGTGGGCAAGCGCCGCGCTCCCTGA